A DNA window from Paenibacillus sp. HWE-109 contains the following coding sequences:
- a CDS encoding GLUG motif-containing protein — translation MTMILVIMVVFGAISGGGVGSRKVSAAIDFSGEGSFSKPYLIGTANQLNKVRGSYLDGNLYFQLTGPIDLSSYAAPGWVPIGNQDTPFKGHMDGNGYQITGLTIHNGDFSGLFGSIGNGSSVANMKLENVSIHSGYAVAALVGLNDGGTIENSFATGSVSGDYSVGGLTGSNNNGEIKDSYAAVDVSGSENVGGLVGDSNSGIISGSHAAGIVSGNKYVGGLVGYKSDGTISGSYASGNVSLVASTDRNAGGLVGYNENGTIRDSYASGKVSGGEVIGGLLGSSRSGTISDSYAIGDVSGSFVAGGLVGNASYGKITNSYAAGNVSLLPNPAVAYGSPYAGGLAATNNNGEISGSYATGNVSGTDESYSIGGLIGKNDNSQGGNILNSYATGHVNGGNSSFQVGGLIGFSTSGTISYSYATGNVNLSGSDLSTQVGGLVGDNNGGTISHSFATGEVGGRYEVGGLVGTNYNYESGEVKSSYASGQVSGSADSEYVGGLVGRNRYGFINDSYASGQVAGNEKVGGLTGQNGGGMINNSYATGKVSGSIDAGGLVGERLDSHLGGGGVATNSFYDTMTTAQSVSAGGLGQSTVQMQAKSTYEADSAHIWDFANVWTIDALHNNGYPYLSAIQVYLDYDGNGSTSGTVPTSHSFMQGVKADVYSGMINLIKPGHVFNGWNTQADGNGVSYKPGDSFAIAVNTILYAKWIVPNSNATLTSTIGNVSIGGTTSESITDIPYGTTLAAFKAAITPAADAVFEVYDADGVTAATRLATGKKVIVTATDGTTKTTYTVNVKANDANEFLSFGLPEQTGSAIIDAVAHTVEIEVMSGASVNNLVATFVLSAEATVKVGTIDQASGTTVNDFTNPVTYVVKAENGTVQNWKVTVTVAVGTENEITAFSLTQQTGQAVIDATDHTVAIQVANGTSLTNLKAVFTLSAGATAKVGTTDQVSGTTANNFTNPVVYVVKAQNGITQNWTVTVTAAFSSAKAITAFSFPQQTGPAVIDATAHTVVIQVVYGTNVTSLKAVFTLSPGAFAKVGSRGQTSNSTVNNFTNPVTYLVRAADDSTQNWIVTVNVAAASSVKDLTAFSFQGLSPAVVGTINGANIALTVPNGTAVSSLVATFTSSAGSTVKVGSTAQVSGTTANDFTSPVTYMVTAQDGTMASYTVVVTRSAAPAGNPSLSGLTLSSGGLTLIPDSVTGTTYHFNVTNPISSMNVTASVYDRNSAILGSLYNNGNVLVVGPFNLTTGQATQSLPLDIGNNRMELVITALDGSSKTYLVYVNRAAAVYSNGGGGGSGPSNVGTIWAARGGTLILNGVQIDVPLGAVDTDTQVTVNKISGTSSLPSDNSMGLASEIYEITKDKAGDFIKAVVITLPFDKAKIDFSKSSAALYGLNEHNQKWELLDDQKIDQTQGTVSGSIRHFTKFAVLVTDKKTTTNPPVEVVNFGDIKGHWAETSIRDSIQLGIIDGYSDHTFKPNNQITRAEFVTMIVKAFHLQAQTGKAFGDTQAHWARNAIEIAAALGVVTGYSASAFGPDDLITREQMAVIAIRAAQITAAGDRIDSFKDNAEISDWARAALAAATAKALFNGYEDGTLKPKANTTRAEAVTIILRAIQLKK, via the coding sequence ATGACTATGATATTGGTGATTATGGTCGTGTTCGGCGCGATCTCAGGCGGTGGAGTTGGAAGCAGGAAAGTTTCTGCGGCAATTGATTTTTCAGGAGAGGGGTCATTCAGCAAACCGTACCTCATCGGAACGGCCAATCAACTGAATAAAGTCAGGGGCAGTTACTTGGATGGGAATCTTTATTTTCAGCTGACAGGTCCTATTGATTTGAGCAGTTATGCCGCACCGGGCTGGGTTCCTATAGGTAATCAGGACACGCCATTTAAAGGTCACATGGATGGTAACGGATATCAAATAACGGGGCTAACGATACATAATGGCGATTTCTCTGGCTTATTTGGGAGTATCGGAAATGGAAGTTCTGTTGCGAATATGAAGCTGGAAAATGTATCTATTCATAGTGGTTATGCAGTAGCCGCGTTGGTTGGTTTGAACGATGGAGGAACAATAGAAAACAGCTTCGCTACAGGAAGTGTGAGTGGAGACTATAGTGTAGGCGGTTTGACTGGCAGCAACAACAATGGAGAGATTAAGGACAGTTATGCTGCAGTGGATGTGAGCGGGAGCGAAAACGTAGGCGGCTTGGTTGGTGATTCCAACAGCGGAATTATCAGCGGCAGCCATGCTGCAGGGATTGTAAGCGGAAATAAATATGTAGGCGGCTTGGTTGGTTACAAGTCAGATGGAACGATCAGCGGCAGCTACGCTTCAGGCAATGTGAGCTTGGTCGCAAGTACGGATAGGAATGCTGGCGGCTTAGTTGGATACAACGAGAATGGCACGATCAGAGACAGCTATGCTTCAGGGAAGGTAAGCGGAGGTGAAGTGATAGGCGGCTTGCTTGGTTCCAGCCGAAGTGGGACGATCAGTGACAGTTACGCTATAGGGGATGTGAGCGGAAGCTTTGTCGCAGGCGGTCTGGTTGGGAACGCGTCTTATGGCAAAATTACCAACAGCTACGCTGCAGGTAATGTGAGCTTGCTACCAAATCCTGCTGTTGCCTATGGGAGTCCCTATGCAGGTGGCTTGGCTGCTACGAATAACAACGGAGAAATCAGCGGCAGCTACGCTACAGGTAATGTGAGTGGGACGGATGAAAGTTATAGTATAGGCGGTTTGATTGGCAAAAACGATAATTCCCAAGGTGGAAACATCCTGAATAGCTACGCCACAGGCCATGTGAACGGCGGTAATTCAAGTTTTCAAGTGGGCGGTTTGATTGGCTTCAGCACGAGTGGAACTATTAGCTACAGCTATGCCACGGGGAATGTGAATCTGAGTGGAAGTGATTTAAGTACTCAAGTGGGCGGTTTAGTTGGCGACAACAATGGAGGAACAATCAGCCATAGTTTTGCCACAGGGGAAGTGGGTGGGAGATATGAAGTTGGCGGCTTAGTTGGGACTAATTATAACTACGAGAGTGGGGAGGTCAAGAGCAGCTACGCCTCAGGGCAAGTAAGCGGAAGTGCTGATAGTGAATATGTAGGCGGGTTGGTAGGTAGGAACCGATATGGATTTATTAACGATAGTTACGCCTCAGGGCAAGTGGCGGGCAATGAGAAGGTAGGAGGTTTGACCGGGCAAAACGGCGGCGGAATGATTAACAACAGCTACGCCACTGGGAAAGTGAGTGGAAGTATCGATGCAGGCGGTTTGGTTGGAGAAAGACTGGATAGTCATCTGGGTGGCGGGGGAGTGGCTACCAACAGTTTCTACGACACGATGACAACAGCACAATCGGTCTCTGCAGGAGGCCTGGGCCAATCTACTGTGCAGATGCAGGCTAAAAGTACTTATGAAGCAGATAGTGCTCATATTTGGGATTTTGCGAATGTATGGACGATAGATGCCTTGCATAATAACGGGTATCCTTATTTGTCAGCTATTCAGGTTTACTTGGACTATGACGGGAATGGGAGTACTAGTGGAACTGTTCCGACGAGTCATTCTTTCATGCAAGGTGTAAAAGCTGACGTTTATTCCGGCATGATTAACTTAATCAAGCCAGGCCATGTTTTCAATGGATGGAACACGCAGGCGGATGGCAATGGCGTTTCCTATAAACCGGGGGATTCATTTGCTATAGCTGTTAATACGATCTTGTATGCGAAATGGATTGTACCCAATTCTAATGCAACGCTGACTTCCACGATCGGAAATGTAAGTATAGGAGGAACAACTAGCGAAAGCATAACGGACATTCCCTATGGTACAACGTTAGCTGCATTTAAGGCAGCAATTACGCCAGCAGCGGATGCAGTGTTTGAAGTTTATGATGCAGATGGAGTAACCGCAGCTACCCGATTGGCGACGGGCAAGAAGGTTATCGTAACGGCGACGGATGGAACAACGAAGACAACGTACACGGTGAATGTGAAAGCGAACGATGCGAATGAGTTCCTATCATTCGGTTTGCCTGAGCAAACCGGTTCTGCCATCATCGATGCGGTTGCACATACGGTAGAGATTGAAGTGATGAGTGGTGCCAGCGTGAACAACTTGGTGGCAACGTTTGTTTTATCGGCAGAAGCAACGGTGAAGGTCGGCACCATAGATCAGGCAAGCGGCACGACCGTGAACGATTTCACAAATCCAGTCACTTATGTTGTCAAAGCAGAGAATGGTACTGTGCAAAACTGGAAGGTTACTGTAACCGTTGCGGTAGGTACCGAAAATGAGATTACAGCATTCAGTTTAACTCAGCAAACCGGCCAAGCGGTAATTGATGCTACCGATCATACAGTTGCGATTCAAGTGGCTAATGGCACGAGTCTAACCAACTTAAAAGCTGTGTTCACTTTATCTGCAGGAGCCACTGCCAAGGTCGGGACTACGGATCAAGTGAGCGGCACGACTGCAAATAATTTCACGAATCCGGTTGTTTATGTGGTTAAAGCACAGAACGGTATTACGCAGAACTGGACAGTTACCGTAACCGCTGCATTTAGCAGTGCGAAAGCTATTACGGCATTTAGCTTTCCTCAGCAAACCGGTCCAGCTGTCATTGATGCCACCGCGCACACAGTTGTGATTCAAGTGGTGTACGGTACCAATGTAACCAGCTTGAAGGCCGTGTTCACTTTATCTCCCGGAGCTTTTGCGAAGGTAGGTTCCAGGGGGCAGACCAGTAACTCGACAGTTAACAACTTTACAAACCCGGTCACGTACTTGGTGAGAGCAGCGGATGACAGCACCCAGAACTGGATCGTGACGGTAAATGTTGCGGCGGCGAGCAGTGTGAAGGACCTGACGGCGTTCAGCTTCCAAGGATTGTCCCCAGCGGTAGTAGGAACGATTAATGGCGCGAATATCGCATTAACCGTGCCTAATGGAACAGCCGTGTCGTCCTTAGTGGCAACGTTCACGAGTTCCGCAGGGTCGACGGTGAAGGTAGGTTCGACCGCGCAAGTGAGCGGAACGACGGCGAACGATTTCACTTCGCCAGTGACATATATGGTCACTGCGCAGGATGGAACGATGGCATCCTATACAGTGGTGGTCACTCGGTCTGCTGCTCCGGCGGGCAATCCCAGTTTGAGCGGATTGACGCTAAGCAGCGGGGGATTGACCTTAATTCCCGATTCTGTGACGGGAACAACGTATCATTTTAATGTGACTAATCCAATCTCAAGCATGAATGTTACGGCTAGCGTGTATGATCGCAATTCCGCCATACTGGGTAGCTTGTACAATAATGGTAATGTCCTTGTGGTAGGTCCATTTAACTTAACTACTGGTCAGGCAACACAATCGCTGCCGCTTGATATAGGTAATAATCGAATGGAATTAGTGATAACAGCTCTAGATGGTTCAAGTAAAACTTATCTTGTGTACGTGAATAGAGCAGCAGCGGTATACAGCAATGGTGGAGGAGGCGGAAGCGGTCCTAGTAATGTCGGAACGATATGGGCAGCTCGCGGTGGAACGTTAATCTTAAATGGGGTCCAAATTGATGTGCCGCTAGGCGCAGTGGATACCGATACTCAGGTTACAGTGAATAAAATTAGCGGCACTTCCAGCCTGCCTTCTGACAATTCAATGGGCTTGGCAAGTGAGATCTACGAGATTACCAAAGATAAAGCCGGTGATTTCATCAAGGCTGTCGTTATTACCTTGCCTTTTGACAAGGCAAAGATTGATTTTTCTAAATCATCAGCCGCACTTTATGGATTGAACGAGCACAACCAGAAGTGGGAGCTGCTGGATGATCAGAAGATAGATCAGACCCAAGGAACGGTATCCGGATCTATTCGTCATTTTACGAAGTTTGCTGTTCTGGTAACGGATAAAAAGACGACGACTAATCCCCCAGTAGAAGTCGTGAATTTTGGCGATATCAAGGGGCATTGGGCCGAAACGAGCATTCGTGATTCGATTCAACTAGGCATAATAGATGGCTATTCGGATCATACGTTTAAGCCGAATAATCAGATCACAAGAGCTGAGTTTGTTACTATGATTGTAAAAGCCTTTCATCTACAGGCACAAACAGGGAAAGCTTTTGGCGATACGCAGGCTCATTGGGCGCGAAATGCCATTGAGATTGCTGCCGCACTGGGCGTGGTTACGGGATATAGCGCAAGCGCCTTTGGTCCTGACGACTTGATTACCCGCGAACAAATGGCGGTAATTGCCATTCGCGCTGCACAGATCACCGCTGCGGGGGACCGTATAGACAGCTTTAAGGATAACGCTGAAATATCTGACTGGGCTCGCGCCGCGCTAGCTGCAGCAACGGCTAAAGCTTTATTTAACGGATACGAGGACGGCACGTTGAAGCCGAAAGCGAATACCACACGCGCTGAAGCGGTGACTATCATTTTAAGAGCGATACAGCTTAAAAAGTAG
- a CDS encoding lysoplasmalogenase, protein MYRKLLLAAIICSGIGYLFAIADGNMIARWILKPGTIILIILLATVLRNAAKFYKRSIIAGLFISAIGDSFLLVSGNQWFTLGLVAFLIAHLVYICAFLTRWRFSFLYALSLIPIAMYSFFLLQGLHEGMLAGGKNGLWGPILLYVIVISVMIWSAVMSRSRLATAGAVLFFVSDSLLAWNMFVTPVPAAAYGVMISYYIAQFLLAASIEKS, encoded by the coding sequence ATGTATCGAAAGCTATTATTGGCTGCCATTATTTGCTCGGGCATCGGTTACCTTTTTGCTATCGCTGATGGAAATATGATCGCACGCTGGATATTAAAGCCAGGAACTATCATTCTTATCATTTTACTGGCAACTGTCTTGCGGAACGCTGCAAAGTTTTATAAGCGTTCTATTATTGCTGGATTATTCATTTCCGCTATTGGAGACAGTTTTTTACTAGTATCAGGCAATCAATGGTTTACGTTGGGACTTGTCGCATTTCTCATTGCTCATCTTGTTTATATTTGTGCTTTCTTGACACGGTGGCGCTTTTCTTTCCTATACGCGCTTTCTTTGATTCCGATTGCGATGTATTCTTTTTTTCTCTTGCAAGGACTCCATGAAGGCATGCTGGCAGGCGGAAAGAACGGATTATGGGGTCCTATTCTGCTCTATGTCATCGTGATTTCCGTCATGATCTGGAGCGCTGTTATGAGTAGAAGCCGGCTTGCAACAGCAGGCGCAGTGTTGTTCTTCGTATCCGATTCGCTGCTTGCTTGGAACATGTTTGTCACGCCGGTTCCAGCGGCGGCATACGGGGTAATGATTTCCTACTATATTGCCCAATTTTTACTAGCAGCAAGTATTGAAAAATCATAG
- a CDS encoding S-layer homology domain-containing protein, translating into MHSAWQRRVLKHLQTSMIYLLIIALLAISGGVPAQAGSGINTSSFNSFEVSTDTVAYFSGYLDHAGNYSKETPTYHFRFTTADNLQAGDTIQLQLPYPYNFVDNPSFMWRSNVAIPDIKISTSVNGVPVIIVASATTAWSDEGHPALSFTLSTGLATGVNVDIQLTNFLITSDYRHSIPGLEQFAISTSANPAWLTATHGIFTRNVANYFPDADSYATSAATGYHFKFEVMQPINPTATITLTFPAGTTVPAAILASQVKINNTAVAAAVLSGNKLILNPSVALQSFSTATIDIEQEAQFANPAVPGYYNFVIATSVDTMVATRRIGMVSSLGASLADNPSHDEGYVSVEDSNTLRFAFTTPTILKAGDTVTVSSPQGTVLSNSAISVNDIMLEWSSGVQESIQASPSSVTRVAENQLQFVLPSDYFCDPDYHLVFNIPNVIGYGEFEMKVSTSRTTKPASVILEVVPDTIQNFTLSAGTTLADAQNVPYTFTFQTNMSVSEGDKFNLVFPVGMTIPSAINASSVKVNGTQAGSVTYSSSLRTLGIEVPADIHMFDTVTINLAGSAGLTNPAIGSYIFSVYPSEFRGAAAQATLNFTELVSPITTGIAASPRTVQLKLGSSVSQQLQVTALQSDSTQRNVTAGSEGTVYVSSNAHIATVTANGLIEAKQAGATVITVTYSVYTDSVNVAIADADASSDGYSSPQPVTSVPEKSLNTSCTEKEKEIFASTGGKVILEGVANADIPAGALPANGNVKLACIQTEQAPPLTKGLNKISPIVELTSSSGQSLIHHLLLGLNYDSQKVAAGEKPAIFYYNEAQGRWNYIGGKVNADGTISVEVNQFAKFAVFSFGINHFSDMNGHWALSFVERLTGMGAIHGFEDQTYRPNQMVTRAEFVKMIADALALKPVAVSTAFADHDAIPEWAKGAIAATVQAGLIHGYEEGGKAWFRPNQPMTRAEMAIIFAKVLDMHSVGEIRTKIIFADQKEIPVWAQSAVSISSGQKIFDGYQDETFRPNKPATRAETAKMIYMLLEILHL; encoded by the coding sequence TTGCATTCAGCATGGCAAAGAAGAGTATTGAAACATTTGCAAACGAGTATGATTTACCTGCTAATTATAGCGCTCCTGGCGATCAGCGGCGGGGTTCCCGCTCAAGCCGGATCGGGTATTAATACTAGTTCATTCAACAGCTTTGAAGTATCAACGGACACTGTCGCTTATTTTAGCGGTTACCTGGATCATGCAGGCAACTATTCGAAAGAAACCCCTACCTACCATTTCAGGTTTACTACAGCAGATAACTTACAAGCGGGGGATACGATACAGCTCCAATTGCCGTATCCGTATAATTTTGTAGACAATCCTAGCTTCATGTGGAGATCTAATGTAGCCATTCCTGATATCAAAATTTCAACAAGTGTCAATGGAGTACCTGTGATCATAGTAGCTTCGGCTACGACCGCATGGTCGGATGAGGGGCATCCAGCCCTCTCTTTTACACTATCGACTGGATTAGCTACAGGAGTGAATGTTGATATCCAATTGACTAATTTTCTGATAACATCCGATTATCGTCATTCTATTCCCGGCTTGGAACAGTTTGCAATTTCCACCAGCGCAAACCCTGCTTGGTTAACTGCTACTCATGGCATCTTTACCCGTAATGTGGCCAATTATTTCCCTGATGCCGATTCGTATGCAACGTCAGCTGCAACCGGCTATCATTTCAAGTTTGAGGTTATGCAGCCTATTAATCCAACGGCAACCATCACGCTTACCTTTCCTGCAGGGACGACTGTACCTGCCGCAATCCTCGCATCTCAAGTGAAAATTAACAATACAGCAGTTGCGGCGGCGGTACTATCCGGCAATAAGCTCATATTGAACCCATCCGTTGCATTGCAGAGCTTTTCCACGGCGACGATTGATATCGAGCAGGAGGCACAATTCGCCAATCCGGCGGTCCCCGGATATTATAATTTCGTGATAGCAACCAGCGTGGATACCATGGTTGCGACTCGCCGGATCGGCATGGTTTCGTCACTAGGCGCTTCTCTGGCCGATAATCCTTCGCATGATGAAGGATATGTCTCTGTAGAGGATAGCAATACCTTGCGATTTGCGTTCACGACACCGACGATTTTGAAAGCAGGGGATACGGTGACGGTTTCCAGCCCTCAGGGCACCGTTCTGTCCAATTCTGCGATATCGGTAAATGACATCATGTTGGAGTGGTCGTCCGGGGTCCAGGAAAGTATCCAAGCTTCTCCCAGCTCGGTAACTCGCGTAGCTGAGAACCAGTTGCAATTTGTTCTCCCATCGGATTATTTCTGTGATCCGGATTATCACCTCGTGTTCAATATACCTAACGTTATTGGTTATGGGGAATTCGAGATGAAGGTATCTACATCGCGTACAACTAAACCAGCGAGCGTGATACTAGAGGTCGTGCCAGATACGATTCAGAACTTCACGTTGTCAGCTGGTACGACATTGGCAGACGCACAAAATGTGCCCTATACATTTACTTTCCAAACGAATATGTCGGTGTCGGAAGGAGATAAGTTTAATCTGGTATTTCCTGTAGGGATGACGATTCCTAGCGCCATAAATGCATCCTCCGTCAAAGTGAATGGGACTCAAGCGGGGAGTGTAACTTACTCCAGTTCCTTACGAACACTAGGAATAGAAGTTCCTGCGGACATTCACATGTTTGATACGGTTACGATTAACCTTGCCGGGAGTGCCGGACTGACGAATCCTGCTATTGGTTCATATATTTTTAGCGTGTATCCAAGCGAGTTTCGTGGAGCGGCAGCTCAGGCCACGCTTAACTTTACTGAGTTGGTGAGCCCCATAACAACTGGAATCGCCGCTTCGCCGAGAACGGTGCAGTTGAAGCTGGGAAGTTCCGTCAGTCAGCAGCTCCAAGTGACAGCGTTACAATCGGACAGTACGCAGAGGAACGTGACAGCTGGAAGCGAAGGCACGGTGTATGTGAGCAGCAATGCGCATATAGCGACGGTGACGGCAAATGGTTTAATTGAGGCAAAACAGGCAGGCGCAACCGTGATCACGGTTACTTATAGTGTCTACACGGACTCGGTGAATGTTGCGATAGCGGATGCCGACGCGTCTTCGGACGGCTACTCATCTCCTCAACCGGTAACCTCAGTTCCCGAGAAGTCCCTAAATACAAGCTGCACAGAGAAAGAGAAGGAAATCTTTGCTTCCACAGGTGGAAAAGTAATACTCGAGGGAGTTGCTAACGCCGACATACCGGCAGGCGCCTTACCTGCAAACGGGAACGTCAAATTAGCTTGCATTCAAACGGAACAAGCACCACCACTAACCAAAGGACTCAATAAAATCAGTCCAATTGTGGAGCTTACTAGTTCCAGCGGGCAATCTTTAATTCATCACTTGCTGCTGGGCTTGAACTATGATTCGCAAAAAGTTGCAGCAGGCGAGAAACCGGCTATCTTCTACTATAATGAGGCTCAAGGTCGCTGGAATTATATTGGAGGCAAAGTCAACGCAGACGGTACGATTTCCGTTGAAGTTAATCAATTCGCAAAATTTGCCGTATTTTCGTTCGGCATAAACCATTTTTCCGATATGAATGGCCATTGGGCATTATCTTTTGTGGAGCGGTTGACTGGCATGGGGGCTATCCATGGCTTCGAGGATCAAACCTACCGTCCGAATCAGATGGTAACCAGAGCCGAGTTCGTGAAAATGATTGCCGACGCGCTGGCTTTAAAACCAGTTGCGGTATCGACTGCTTTCGCAGATCATGACGCCATTCCTGAATGGGCGAAGGGGGCGATAGCTGCGACTGTTCAAGCAGGGCTGATACATGGCTATGAAGAGGGCGGCAAAGCTTGGTTCAGACCTAATCAACCGATGACACGTGCGGAGATGGCTATTATTTTCGCCAAGGTTCTTGACATGCATTCCGTGGGGGAGATTAGGACAAAGATCATTTTTGCGGATCAAAAGGAGATTCCAGTTTGGGCTCAGTCAGCCGTAAGCATTAGCTCGGGGCAAAAGATCTTCGATGGTTATCAAGATGAGACATTCCGTCCTAATAAACCTGCTACACGAGCCGAAACGGCTAAGATGATCTACATGCTGTTAGAAATTTTGCACTTATGA
- the cysC gene encoding adenylyl-sulfate kinase has product MNKHLTEQSSSISNELRSSLNGYKSMVIWFTGLSGSGKSTLAQALERRLFADKKIRSYVLDGDNLRLGLNQDLGFSAEDRKENIRRTGEMAKILVDAGVVAITSLISPFREERAAVRRLFAEDAFVEVFVSCSLEACETRDPKGLYRKARNNEIADFTGISSPYEEPIAPDLVVPTDRLNVDESVSLILSCLIERGLLSE; this is encoded by the coding sequence ATGAATAAACACCTAACAGAGCAATCCTCCTCCATCTCTAATGAACTAAGATCTTCCCTAAACGGCTATAAAAGCATGGTCATCTGGTTCACGGGCCTATCCGGCTCTGGAAAATCCACACTGGCGCAAGCGCTGGAACGGAGACTTTTCGCTGATAAAAAGATTCGCTCATACGTACTAGACGGAGATAATCTCCGATTGGGCCTAAACCAGGATCTCGGATTCAGTGCCGAGGATCGCAAAGAGAACATCCGTCGAACAGGCGAAATGGCGAAAATACTCGTGGATGCGGGCGTAGTCGCGATCACTTCCTTAATTTCCCCCTTCCGTGAAGAGCGAGCAGCTGTGAGGCGCTTGTTTGCTGAAGATGCTTTTGTCGAGGTCTTTGTGTCATGTTCACTGGAGGCCTGCGAAACCAGAGATCCGAAAGGTTTATATCGCAAAGCACGTAACAACGAGATCGCTGACTTTACGGGGATAAGTTCACCGTATGAGGAACCCATCGCACCTGATCTCGTCGTTCCCACCGATCGATTGAATGTGGATGAGTCTGTAAGTTTGATTCTTTCCTGTTTGATAGAACGCGGGTTGTTGTCTGAGTAG
- a CDS encoding AAA family ATPase — MKHYDVKVVSLELRNVKNVRYGKIDLDLNNDDILDVQVVGLYGQNGSGKTAVVEAFSILQLLLNGQELPSKKQRLIYDGQESLSLVFEFILQAEDEINKAIYHVELEYEEERMVVKSEKVKTKGKSYGKMFSYTRDESSSIELRQKPKQEVEVVLSGIKLLSQEVKGSLFFSKIVSNQSKKLFSGVDLLVYIALKEQFAKNLLVIKNLQEGVFPSYLFNDFTSKPVENSTYNVKDAINLSKEQYKYLSNVIERNNVVISSIIPDLNVHLKNMGATTLPNGEEGVRAEFLSEKGDTILPLSAESAGTLKLFAITTSLIAAFHNSSACVIIDELDAGVFEYLLGELVEIFQEHSKGQLIFTSHNLRVLEKLLPQNIWFTTTNEENRYIKFKKLQKNNNMRNVYLRTVLVGGQSEFLYEETNPLKIIRSFIEAGIDDGE, encoded by the coding sequence GTGAAGCATTACGATGTGAAAGTTGTTTCTCTTGAGTTGAGAAATGTGAAGAACGTGAGATATGGAAAAATAGATCTGGATTTGAACAACGATGACATATTAGATGTTCAGGTTGTTGGACTTTATGGGCAAAATGGTTCGGGAAAAACAGCGGTAGTAGAAGCGTTTAGTATTTTACAATTACTTTTAAATGGGCAGGAGTTGCCTTCTAAAAAGCAACGCCTTATCTATGATGGGCAAGAAAGTTTATCGCTTGTTTTTGAATTCATTTTACAGGCTGAAGATGAAATTAACAAAGCTATTTACCATGTAGAGCTAGAATATGAAGAAGAAAGAATGGTCGTAAAATCAGAGAAAGTGAAAACAAAAGGCAAATCATATGGGAAGATGTTCTCTTATACCCGTGATGAATCCAGCTCGATAGAATTGCGTCAAAAGCCGAAACAAGAAGTTGAAGTGGTTCTTAGTGGTATAAAGCTTCTTTCTCAAGAAGTAAAGGGTTCGTTATTTTTCAGTAAGATTGTAAGCAACCAATCCAAAAAATTATTTAGTGGAGTGGACTTATTAGTATATATAGCATTAAAGGAACAATTCGCTAAAAATTTATTAGTGATTAAAAATTTGCAAGAAGGGGTATTTCCTTCTTATTTATTTAATGACTTTACTTCTAAACCTGTTGAAAATAGCACGTACAATGTCAAAGATGCTATTAATTTATCAAAAGAACAATACAAATATCTATCTAATGTCATAGAACGCAACAATGTAGTAATTAGTTCCATCATTCCAGATTTAAATGTACACCTTAAAAATATGGGGGCAACGACGTTACCCAACGGTGAAGAAGGAGTTCGTGCTGAATTTTTATCCGAAAAAGGAGATACAATATTGCCTTTGAGTGCTGAATCAGCAGGGACCTTGAAATTGTTTGCGATCACAACATCGCTAATCGCTGCTTTCCATAATTCATCGGCATGTGTAATCATTGATGAATTAGATGCTGGAGTTTTTGAGTACCTACTCGGAGAATTAGTTGAAATATTCCAAGAACATAGCAAAGGGCAATTAATTTTCACATCTCACAATTTACGGGTGTTAGAAAAATTGTTACCACAGAATATTTGGTTTACGACGACGAATGAAGAAAATAGATATATTAAATTTAAAAAATTACAAAAAAACAATAACATGCGAAATGTGTACCTGCGTACGGTTTTAGTAGGTGGTCAATCTGAATTTTTATACGAAGAAACCAATCCGCTTAAAATTATTCGATCTTTCATTGAGGCGGGGATCGATGATGGCGAATAA